A part of Fimbriiglobus ruber genomic DNA contains:
- a CDS encoding ATP-binding protein codes for MIAARQVLGRVAAPPEHESTSGVFYFWVDKECGVERTQVVTTESRVGTQPVKFVGIVQEVYRRSRQKDVAEEAARFDGRGAVQPMFDSEGVTYAEVAILRTTPVAHTPPTEESEVFLASAQEAREGYGVDRMKAPLDIGLLKNGGTAFAGTAAIDLAFLLGENGGHLNVNGIAGLGTKSTLLLTMNWLLLREVERQLRDKPSDPKRLQVVPVIFNVKNFDLFFIDRWNSEFRRKEAEYKRDWVAMGVPDPKPFNAPTFFAPQAKGLTTPVNTGGRTTGVA; via the coding sequence ATGATCGCCGCCCGCCAGGTTCTCGGCCGCGTCGCCGCCCCGCCCGAGCACGAGTCCACCAGCGGCGTGTTCTACTTCTGGGTCGACAAAGAGTGCGGCGTCGAACGGACGCAGGTCGTCACCACCGAGTCGAGGGTCGGCACGCAGCCGGTGAAGTTCGTCGGCATCGTGCAGGAGGTCTACCGGCGGAGCCGGCAGAAGGACGTGGCCGAGGAGGCGGCCCGGTTCGACGGCCGCGGTGCCGTCCAGCCGATGTTCGACTCGGAAGGGGTGACGTACGCGGAAGTGGCCATCCTCCGCACCACGCCGGTGGCGCACACGCCGCCGACGGAGGAGAGCGAGGTGTTCCTGGCGTCCGCGCAGGAAGCCCGCGAGGGGTACGGGGTGGACCGGATGAAGGCTCCCCTGGACATCGGCCTCCTGAAGAACGGCGGGACCGCGTTCGCTGGCACCGCGGCCATCGACCTGGCTTTCCTACTCGGGGAGAACGGCGGCCACCTGAACGTCAACGGCATCGCCGGTCTCGGCACGAAGTCGACGCTCCTGCTGACGATGAACTGGCTCCTGCTCCGCGAGGTCGAACGGCAACTCCGCGACAAGCCGAGCGACCCGAAGCGGTTGCAGGTGGTGCCCGTCATCTTCAACGTGAAGAATTTCGACCTGTTCTTCATCGACCGATGGAACAGCGAATTCCGCCGGAAAGAGGCCGAGTATAAACGGGACTGGGTGGCGATGGGCGTGCCCGACCCGAAGCCGTTCAACGCGCCGACGTTCTTCGCCCCACAAGCGAAAGGGCTGACCACGCCCGTCAACACCGGCGGCCGGACGACAGGGGTGGCCTAG
- a CDS encoding ATP-binding protein: protein MAPYSWSLSDVIEQRLFPFLFGEDDVQDANFGGIVGEMEEYLTSETQAGPKLRKDGPQTFQALLDWFREQRDSLFNDFVKGTKGKLLRRLKFVVQEGDGVLRRTDPKGNPLVIPSVGQSAPIAIDLCGIQDTPGLQRFVVAAVFHQIQQTQRAKQTPHLKYLITLDELNRFAPKDSSDPITHKLETVASEGRSQGIILFGAQQQASLVKPRVIENAAVRAVGRSGTLELGAEVWKFLGPSARSAAAQLQPDEKLLYLPSFREPMLAKIPFPPFALSEGDVDPADPPPAGVPSYATAPPDQDVF, encoded by the coding sequence GTGGCCCCTTACAGTTGGTCGCTTTCGGATGTCATCGAGCAGCGGCTATTCCCGTTCCTGTTCGGCGAAGACGATGTACAAGACGCGAACTTCGGTGGCATCGTTGGCGAAATGGAGGAATACCTGACGAGCGAGACCCAAGCCGGGCCGAAGCTCCGCAAGGACGGACCGCAGACGTTTCAAGCTCTACTCGACTGGTTCCGCGAGCAGCGGGATTCTCTGTTCAACGACTTCGTGAAGGGGACCAAGGGGAAGTTACTCCGGCGGTTGAAGTTCGTGGTGCAGGAAGGCGACGGCGTACTCCGCCGCACCGACCCGAAGGGCAACCCGCTCGTGATCCCGTCCGTGGGACAGTCTGCTCCCATTGCCATCGACCTGTGCGGCATTCAGGACACGCCCGGCCTCCAGCGGTTCGTCGTCGCCGCGGTCTTTCACCAGATTCAGCAGACGCAGCGTGCGAAGCAGACGCCGCACCTGAAATACCTCATCACCCTCGACGAGTTAAACCGGTTCGCGCCGAAAGACAGCTCGGACCCGATCACGCACAAACTGGAGACGGTGGCGAGCGAGGGCCGTAGCCAGGGGATCATCCTGTTCGGGGCGCAGCAGCAGGCGAGTCTGGTGAAGCCGCGGGTGATCGAGAACGCGGCGGTCCGGGCGGTCGGCCGCAGCGGCACGCTCGAACTCGGCGCGGAGGTGTGGAAGTTCCTCGGCCCGTCGGCCCGCAGCGCGGCCGCCCAACTCCAGCCGGACGAAAAGCTGTTGTACCTGCCCAGCTTCCGCGAGCCGATGCTGGCGAAGATCCCGTTCCCGCCGTTCGCCCTGAGCGAGGGCGACGTGGACCCCGCGGACCCGCCGCCGGCCGGGGTGCCGAGCTACGCCACCGCCCCGCCGGATCAGGACGTGTTCTGA
- a CDS encoding metallophosphoesterase family protein — MRIIHTADWHLCDWLGRIDRTADLQRRVGRVAELCLENRADVLVIAGDLFSEQASVDDMTQALLHIRKAFVPFFAASGTILAVTGNHDRNGRIDIVRAGMGLAVPAAGQGGVLSGGRMYLVNTATAVKLVGPDGAPVQFVLLPYPFPSRYNLSAANYQSKEEETRHLHAAVGNWLARKPTDANFDQTLPTVLVAHVHVRGGELTTAYRLTDRDDVLFELGELHPEWRYVALGHIHKPQTLGGGETVRYCGSLDRLDFGETHDDHGVLLVDVRGTEPVRPMRLPIPATPFHTITLTNPEADLPTLAEKYPDHESAIVRLVVHPPSGDLSRDEVARRVKKLFPRWLSLEWANPASLDDTDTPATFSPRAGFETTVRDYLTARLANDPDQAAVLALADTFLAAGGQS, encoded by the coding sequence ATGCGGATCATTCACACCGCCGACTGGCATTTGTGCGACTGGCTCGGCCGGATCGACCGGACGGCCGACCTCCAGCGGCGGGTCGGCCGGGTCGCCGAACTCTGCCTGGAGAACCGGGCGGACGTACTGGTCATAGCCGGTGACCTGTTCAGCGAGCAAGCGTCCGTGGACGACATGACGCAAGCTCTGCTCCACATCCGTAAGGCGTTCGTCCCGTTCTTCGCCGCCAGCGGGACGATCCTCGCCGTCACCGGCAACCACGACCGCAACGGCCGCATCGACATAGTCCGCGCGGGAATGGGGCTGGCCGTGCCGGCCGCGGGTCAGGGCGGCGTCCTGTCCGGCGGGCGGATGTACCTGGTGAACACGGCGACGGCGGTGAAACTCGTCGGGCCCGACGGCGCTCCGGTCCAGTTCGTGTTGCTGCCGTACCCGTTCCCGAGCCGGTACAACCTGTCCGCGGCGAACTACCAGAGCAAGGAGGAGGAGACCCGCCACCTCCACGCGGCCGTCGGCAACTGGCTCGCCCGCAAGCCGACCGATGCGAACTTCGACCAGACGTTACCCACGGTTCTCGTCGCCCACGTCCACGTCCGCGGCGGCGAACTCACCACCGCGTACCGTTTGACGGACCGCGACGACGTGCTGTTCGAGCTGGGCGAACTCCACCCGGAATGGCGGTACGTCGCGCTCGGCCACATCCACAAGCCGCAGACGCTCGGCGGTGGCGAAACGGTCCGCTACTGCGGCAGCCTGGACCGCCTCGACTTCGGCGAGACGCACGACGACCACGGCGTGCTGCTGGTGGACGTTCGGGGTACCGAGCCGGTCCGCCCAATGCGGCTGCCCATCCCCGCCACGCCGTTCCACACGATCACCCTGACCAATCCAGAAGCGGACCTGCCCACGCTGGCCGAGAAGTATCCCGACCACGAGTCGGCCATCGTGCGGCTCGTCGTCCACCCGCCGTCCGGCGATCTCAGTCGGGACGAGGTGGCGCGGCGGGTGAAGAAGTTGTTCCCCCGCTGGCTCTCCCTGGAATGGGCGAACCCGGCCAGCCTCGATGATACCGACACCCCAGCGACGTTCTCACCCCGCGCCGGGTTCGAGACGACCGTCCGCGACTACCTGACCGCGCGCCTCGCCAACGACCCCGATCAGGCTGCCGTCCTCGCACTCGCCGACACGTTCCTCGCCGCAGGAGGCCAGTCATGA
- a CDS encoding AAA family ATPase has product MIPKRVSLENFLSYGTPKTDIVFGDDEPLWVLGGPNGVGKSAVFDAITYCLFAKHRGGGQGHDQLVRHGANGFSVSFEFEFAGTDYRVSRNRAGTRVTQSVERKTNGEWASVPNVDSAADVNAWAERTLGLSYSAFTASVLLPQGKSDELLEADPADRLSLLKKIIGAERYEELSGRVFNAMKGKKAALDALTRRRKDVSEVTAEDVAKAEAEVARTADVRETADYARRAAADAIPLARQWVNLCAKQDELTRRIREADARAADATTIRAGHARLCDLSAVLPVLQQLIPLRKSVNETTQRKTEAAVRHYSLVTELDRTRQQAEALRLTSSTSRQIATDLAAQVTAIKTEQGRREGFLKLADEVAGFREKVQAFAPDLDGVIASTRSDWEHTSVAERVASAAVSGASALLEQANRERDNFDRMEVGVTCRQCGQEVTASHAETVREQVRRRVAELKADMDGAHSKARAATAARVVLDDRLGELTKLATGRDRVRERLADRERDLTSLGATADAVAIRAELDTLAAQLTDLQRRQGEARDRQQAAEAELRDLEPTLRDLEKDARSAETEVARLTTSSAADSATRDSLTAQLPEPWRATTETALLVAEHDRLKAAGIAERFKELEQDAVRRDEWERQLTANADDIAGIAEPASVPVADAEQASRIAETDFRNRDGEYRIATTQRDDVTRRRNELIQLTADIAAAEAEHRVHGRLDELLGKQNLQRELIREAEGHIVRLASHTVGQLSGGDLSISLADPGDGDDRAFDLLVRRGDDPQPIGVKYLSGSQKFRVAIAVALAIGRFASGQARPLECVIIDEGFGGLDKDGLRAAAEELNRLKDHLRRIILVSHQEEFTDHFPVVIRLSKGEHGTTAEAVRQPR; this is encoded by the coding sequence ATGATTCCGAAACGAGTGTCGCTGGAAAACTTCCTCAGTTACGGCACGCCGAAGACGGACATCGTGTTCGGCGACGACGAGCCCTTGTGGGTGTTGGGCGGGCCGAACGGGGTCGGCAAGAGCGCCGTGTTCGACGCCATCACGTACTGCCTGTTCGCCAAGCACCGCGGCGGCGGCCAGGGGCACGATCAACTGGTGCGGCACGGGGCGAACGGGTTCTCGGTGTCGTTCGAGTTCGAGTTCGCCGGCACCGACTACCGCGTCAGTCGCAACCGGGCGGGAACGCGGGTGACGCAATCCGTCGAACGGAAGACGAACGGCGAGTGGGCGAGCGTACCGAATGTGGACTCCGCCGCCGACGTGAACGCCTGGGCGGAGCGAACGCTCGGGCTGTCATATTCTGCGTTCACCGCGTCCGTCCTACTGCCGCAGGGCAAGTCCGACGAACTACTGGAGGCCGACCCGGCCGACCGGCTCAGCCTGCTCAAAAAGATCATCGGGGCCGAGCGGTACGAAGAACTGAGTGGCCGAGTGTTCAATGCGATGAAGGGCAAAAAAGCCGCGCTGGATGCCCTCACCCGGCGACGTAAGGATGTGTCGGAAGTGACCGCCGAAGACGTGGCCAAGGCTGAGGCCGAGGTCGCCCGCACTGCCGACGTACGCGAGACCGCCGACTACGCCCGCCGAGCGGCGGCGGACGCGATTCCACTGGCCCGACAGTGGGTAAACCTGTGTGCAAAGCAAGACGAGTTAACACGTCGCATCCGGGAAGCCGACGCCCGGGCCGCGGACGCCACCACAATCCGCGCGGGCCACGCGCGGCTGTGCGACCTGTCTGCCGTCCTGCCCGTTCTTCAACAATTGATCCCGCTTCGTAAATCGGTCAACGAGACGACCCAGCGCAAAACCGAGGCCGCCGTCCGGCACTATTCCCTTGTGACCGAACTGGACCGCACGCGACAGCAGGCCGAAGCGCTGAGGCTCACGAGTTCGACCAGTCGGCAAATTGCCACCGACCTCGCGGCGCAGGTGACGGCGATAAAAACCGAGCAGGGCCGGCGAGAAGGCTTCCTGAAGCTGGCCGATGAGGTAGCCGGGTTTCGCGAGAAGGTCCAAGCATTCGCCCCGGATCTCGACGGGGTGATCGCATCCACCCGCTCTGACTGGGAGCACACGTCGGTAGCCGAGCGTGTCGCGAGCGCGGCCGTCTCCGGGGCGTCGGCACTGTTAGAACAGGCGAACCGGGAACGGGACAATTTCGACCGGATGGAAGTCGGCGTCACCTGCCGGCAATGTGGGCAAGAGGTTACCGCCTCCCACGCCGAGACTGTGCGGGAACAGGTCCGCCGGCGTGTCGCGGAACTCAAAGCGGACATGGACGGTGCCCACTCCAAGGCCAGAGCGGCTACTGCGGCTCGCGTTGTACTCGACGATCGCCTCGGCGAATTGACCAAGCTTGCCACTGGCCGCGACCGCGTCCGTGAGCGTCTGGCCGACCGCGAGCGGGATCTTACTTCTCTCGGTGCCACTGCTGATGCCGTCGCGATTCGAGCGGAATTGGACACGCTCGCCGCCCAGCTCACCGACCTCCAACGGCGGCAGGGCGAAGCCCGCGACCGGCAGCAAGCGGCGGAAGCGGAGTTGCGTGATCTTGAACCGACACTCCGCGATCTGGAAAAGGATGCCCGAAGCGCGGAAACCGAAGTCGCCCGACTCACGACCAGCTCGGCCGCCGATTCCGCCACCCGCGACTCGCTGACCGCACAGTTACCGGAGCCGTGGCGGGCGACGACCGAGACCGCCCTACTCGTGGCCGAACACGACCGACTGAAGGCGGCCGGCATCGCCGAGCGGTTCAAGGAGTTGGAACAGGATGCCGTCCGCCGGGACGAGTGGGAGCGACAACTCACGGCGAACGCGGACGACATCGCTGGCATCGCGGAACCGGCCAGCGTGCCGGTGGCGGACGCCGAGCAGGCGTCGCGCATAGCGGAGACGGACTTTCGCAACCGCGACGGCGAGTACCGGATCGCCACCACTCAGCGCGACGACGTGACCCGCCGCCGGAACGAGTTGATCCAGTTGACCGCGGACATCGCCGCCGCGGAAGCCGAACATCGGGTCCACGGCCGGCTCGACGAGTTGCTCGGCAAGCAAAATCTACAGCGGGAACTGATTCGGGAGGCGGAGGGGCACATCGTCCGACTCGCTTCCCACACGGTCGGGCAGTTGTCCGGCGGCGACCTGTCGATCTCCCTGGCCGACCCGGGCGACGGCGACGACCGGGCGTTCGACCTGCTCGTCCGCCGGGGCGACGACCCGCAGCCGATCGGCGTGAAGTACCTGTCCGGGTCGCAGAAGTTCCGGGTGGCGATCGCGGTGGCCCTGGCCATCGGCCGGTTCGCGAGTGGGCAGGCCCGGCCGCTGGAGTGCGTCATCATCGACGAGGGGTTCGGCGGGCTGGACAAGGACGGTCTCCGGGCCGCCGCCGAGGAACTGAACCGGCTGAAGGATCACCTCCGCCGGATCATCCTGGTCAGCCACCAGGAGGAGTTCACCGACCACTTCCCGGTCGTCATCCGCCTCAGCAAGGGCGAACACGGCACCACGGCCGAAGCGGTGCGACAGCCGCGGTGA
- the cas3g gene encoding type I-U CRISPR-associated helicase/endonuclease Cas3, producing the protein MSPQQLDFEETFKLLTGNGPFPWQTALYNRFVADRRDNIPASCNLPTGLGKTSVIAVWLIALAHGANVPRRLVYVVNRRTVVDQTTDEVEKYRERLNGLADPSPLKDKLGSLALSTLRGQFADNRKWSEDPSRPAVICGTVDMIGSRLLFSGYGIGFKQKPLHAGFLGQDALLVHDEAHLEPAFQSLITAIEKEQNRCGDFRPVRVMELTATSRGGSDAFGLTDEDMVDSTVRQRVTAQKTLHLHESTDKKKLAEQISELALRFKDSGRAVLVFVRTVEDVMKVRDKLPKGTVETLTGTMRGKERDELVGNQTFARFLPNAASGEKTVYLVCTSAGEVGVNISADHLVCDLSTFDSMAQRFGRVNRFGEHNFTEIHVVHPAEFEDDEYDQRCGKTLNLLRRLNGSASPASLGELPATERQAAFAPPPTILPVTDILFDAWALTTIRDKLPGRPKVEPFLHGLSDWEPPETHVAWREEVERLQPKYQDAEEDKEREGEDRKAIAKQAGELLDAYPLKPHELLREPSYRAFKHFEAMAKRCPNAPVWLLDDDGNVQVLTVGELADKDDKKRIEGMTVLLPPTAGGLESGMLNGSTPAPQPADLDVADKYFAPDGHKQLRVRVWDEEDKLASGMRLVREVSLPTNGDDEVEPKVWFWFSRENEGEKSAPKPVEWSVHVDDVVTRTRAIVANLPLPEEIKKAIVVAAQCHDHGKRRKLFQTVLGNFRFPTLVLAKSGAKSGGKVIEKYRHEFGSLLDSRDEKDFQELADELKELVLHVIASHHGRARPHFPSEEVFDPDCSDTAAGTVAACVPRRFARLQRKYGRWGLAYLESLLRAADWAASTSPSKYLGDEK; encoded by the coding sequence ATGAGCCCGCAACAGCTCGACTTTGAGGAGACATTTAAACTGCTCACCGGGAACGGACCGTTCCCGTGGCAGACCGCGCTATACAACCGCTTCGTTGCCGACCGACGAGACAACATCCCCGCCTCGTGCAACCTGCCGACCGGCCTCGGCAAGACATCCGTTATCGCAGTCTGGTTGATCGCGCTGGCGCACGGGGCGAATGTCCCGCGCCGCCTCGTGTATGTCGTCAACCGCCGGACCGTCGTGGATCAAACGACCGACGAGGTAGAGAAGTATCGGGAAAGACTCAACGGACTCGCCGACCCTTCTCCTTTGAAAGACAAACTCGGCTCGCTGGCACTCAGCACTTTGCGGGGGCAATTTGCCGACAACCGTAAGTGGAGCGAAGACCCGAGTCGCCCAGCGGTCATCTGCGGCACCGTGGACATGATCGGCTCACGGTTGTTATTCAGCGGCTACGGCATTGGGTTCAAGCAGAAGCCGCTACACGCTGGCTTCCTGGGCCAAGACGCGCTGCTTGTTCATGACGAGGCGCATCTCGAACCGGCATTCCAGAGTCTCATCACGGCCATCGAGAAGGAACAGAATCGCTGCGGGGATTTCCGTCCGGTTCGGGTTATGGAACTGACGGCTACTTCGCGCGGCGGCAGTGATGCGTTCGGACTGACCGATGAAGATATGGTGGATTCAACCGTCCGGCAGCGGGTCACCGCACAGAAAACTCTCCACCTGCATGAATCAACAGACAAGAAGAAACTTGCGGAACAGATTTCAGAACTGGCATTAAGGTTCAAAGACTCCGGTCGTGCCGTGCTGGTGTTCGTCCGCACGGTCGAGGACGTGATGAAAGTCCGTGATAAGTTGCCGAAGGGAACGGTCGAAACATTGACGGGGACGATGCGAGGCAAAGAGCGGGATGAGTTGGTCGGCAATCAGACCTTCGCACGATTTCTTCCGAACGCCGCTAGCGGAGAGAAAACGGTCTATCTGGTTTGCACGAGCGCCGGCGAAGTCGGCGTGAACATCTCGGCGGATCATTTGGTCTGCGACCTCTCGACGTTCGACAGCATGGCCCAGCGGTTCGGTCGTGTGAATCGGTTCGGCGAGCATAACTTCACCGAAATACATGTCGTTCACCCGGCCGAGTTTGAAGACGACGAATACGACCAGCGCTGTGGCAAAACGCTCAATTTATTGCGTCGGTTAAACGGCAGCGCGAGTCCCGCCAGTCTCGGAGAACTTCCGGCCACCGAGCGGCAAGCCGCATTCGCCCCTCCGCCAACTATCCTACCTGTGACGGACATCTTGTTCGACGCGTGGGCACTCACCACCATCCGCGACAAGCTCCCCGGCCGGCCGAAAGTCGAACCATTTCTCCACGGCCTCTCGGATTGGGAGCCACCGGAGACACACGTCGCGTGGCGAGAAGAGGTGGAACGCCTTCAGCCGAAATACCAGGATGCAGAAGAGGATAAAGAACGCGAAGGCGAGGATCGCAAGGCGATAGCGAAACAGGCTGGCGAACTACTCGACGCCTACCCGTTGAAGCCGCACGAGCTGTTGCGTGAACCGAGCTACCGTGCGTTCAAGCACTTCGAGGCGATGGCGAAACGCTGCCCGAATGCTCCTGTCTGGTTGCTGGACGACGACGGCAACGTCCAAGTGCTGACCGTCGGCGAACTTGCCGACAAGGACGATAAGAAGCGAATTGAAGGCATGACTGTGCTACTTCCGCCGACGGCCGGCGGGTTGGAAAGTGGGATGTTGAACGGATCCACCCCCGCGCCCCAACCCGCGGACCTGGATGTCGCCGATAAATATTTCGCGCCCGACGGACACAAGCAACTGCGCGTTCGCGTGTGGGACGAGGAGGATAAACTCGCGAGCGGAATGCGACTCGTTCGCGAAGTCTCTTTGCCAACAAATGGTGACGACGAAGTGGAACCGAAAGTGTGGTTCTGGTTCAGTCGCGAAAATGAAGGCGAAAAAAGTGCCCCGAAACCCGTTGAGTGGAGCGTCCACGTCGACGATGTCGTGACGAGAACGCGTGCCATCGTCGCTAACCTGCCACTGCCGGAGGAGATCAAAAAGGCGATTGTCGTCGCTGCACAATGCCACGACCACGGCAAACGTCGCAAGTTGTTCCAGACGGTTCTCGGTAACTTCCGCTTCCCAACGCTCGTCCTCGCCAAGTCGGGCGCGAAGTCCGGCGGGAAAGTGATCGAGAAGTACCGCCACGAGTTCGGATCGCTGTTGGATTCTCGCGACGAGAAAGACTTCCAAGAACTCGCCGACGAGTTAAAGGAACTCGTGCTGCATGTGATCGCGTCACACCACGGCCGGGCGCGGCCCCACTTCCCGTCTGAGGAGGTATTCGACCCTGACTGCTCGGATACCGCAGCCGGAACGGTTGCGGCGTGTGTGCCGCGGCGGTTCGCCCGGTTGCAACGCAAGTACGGCCGCTGGGGACTGGCCTATCTGGAATCTTTGCTCCGGGCCGCCGACTGGGCGGCCAGCACGAGCCCATCAAAATACTTGGGGGACGAGAAATGA